Genomic segment of Candidatus Korarchaeum sp.:
CCTGAAGGTAGAGGATTCTGGAAAGTAGCTGTCATATATATTGGGACCTCGATAGGCGAGAAATCTGACATAGTAGGGGCGAGAATCACCGATTTAAAAGTTTAAATAATAAATGATTCCAATAGGAATATGCTGAGAGATCTGAGTTCCATCGGGAAGGAAAGGAAATTGCTCGGGATAAGCCAGAGGGAGCTAGCGAAAATGGCCGGAGTGAGCCAATCCCTCATTTCGAAGGTGGAGAATGGTCAGATGGTCCCGAATTACGATGTAGCTTTGAGGATAATCAGAGCTCTGGAACTCGTGAGGGAAAAGAAAGGACTCTCTAGAGCTAGGGAGATAATGAGTTCCCCTGTCATAAGCGTCTCCCCCAAGGATAGCTTGAGGAAAGCGATATCTCTCATGGAGGAGCACGGTATATCTCAACTTCCGGTGATTTCGAATGGGAAGGTTGTAGGTTCATTGACGGAGGAAGCGATAATAAACAGGATAGGCTCTATATCGATGGAGACGCTAGTGGAGGAAGTCATGGGGAGCCCTTTTCCAATATTCCCCCCGGATACTTCTGTCGCACTGATAAAGGAGGCGCTCCTCTACTACCAAGCGGTCCTGATACAAGAGAATGGAAGTATAGTGGGGATAATCACGAAGTCCGATCTCGTGAGGAACTTGGAGAGGATCTGATGATCAAGTATATGATTATAGCTTCAGCTATTGAGAAGGCAATATCGAAAGCGGGGTATTTCGAGATCCATCTAGTTACGAAACCCTCAACGAATGCTGCGTAGAGGAGGAGGATAAATGAGAGAATTATGAGGTCAACGGACTCCATAGCAGCTTCCCTAGCCCGGGGCCACTTCTTACTATCTAACATATGCTTGGAGATCCTGATGCCCACTGCAGTAGAGATGAATATTGAAGAGAGCTCCGGCACACCATGGGGGAGTATGAGGAGTAAGGCCTCAACGGGGTCTCTCGAGATCGACAGGACGAACCCGACTAAGAAGCCGTTTACCGTTAGGGTGAGGAAAGGCATGAAGAGCAAGGGAGCTAAGCCGAGGGTGGCTAGGACTACCCTGAGGTTGTTCAGGAATATCACGATAGATATCGTCAGAGGGCTCTCCTCACTCGGTATCACATCCTTCCCGAATATCTCCTTGATCAAGCTCTCCATCCACTCAGGCTTCAGATAGTAAGCCAGGATGGATGAGATCAGGAAGATAGCTACAGATAGCAGGAAGTAAGGGGACGACCTCTTGAAACTACTCCCCCAGGAGAATCTAATCTTACCGCTTTTCTCAGCTTTTTTGTAAAGTGCCCTTATTATCCTAGCCCTGTTCCTCAATATCTCACTGCATTCCCCTGAGCAGAGCTCCGATGCCCTCTCATATACCCTAGCGATGCCCTCAGCTCCCAATGTCTTGAGCTGCAGAGAGGGGTTCGATATGAAGTACGCTACTCTATCTATCAGCTCCTCCCTCTCCCCCAGGATCTCAGCTACATACTCCCTCATTTCAGCCCTGGGGATCCCCTGAGGCTTAATCTCCGTATCCCCAAGCTCAAGGGCCACAGCCTTAACTATGCTCTCCCCTATCTCTCTCCTCAGTCCAGATCCGGGGAGAGGGATCTCTATCCTGACGAATTTCTTTGAGACAACAGCTGTATTAGCTAGCAGATCCCCGATCCTCCTCCCTCCCTTGATCAAGAACAGAGGTAAGTAGAGAGCTAAGATGTCCGCTAGCCTGAAAGAGTTCCTTAGGAAAGATTCCCTCAGGGAGAGGTTGCACATCCCATTCAAGGATATCACTTTGAGATCGAGGGCTCTCTTCCCTATCGTCGTGGAGAAGATGCCCTCTAGCAGTGTGAAGTACAGAATGAAAGTTAAAGTAGCGATCGATGATGTTATTACGATGTTCATCAAGCTCTGCTGCAAGAGCAAAAGGACAATTAATGGCATCTGAATTATAGTTATCACAATTAAATCTATCAAATGGGCCAAGAATCTCTCAGTATTCTCAGATGGTCTCAGGGAAGCGAGAGGATCCTCATACATATGGGAGGGCATCATGCCACTTCACCATCCATCACCGGAAAGATAAAAAAGGGTATTGGCTCATTGATCGTATGAGCGTAAAGGTATCCGTATACTATACCCCGGAATGCCCGGCTGATGAGTTCCTCAAGGAATTGAGGGAGACGCTAACAGAGGCCGGCGTATCCTATGAGATAGAGGAGATAGTCTTAGTGAGCGATGATGAAGCTGTGGAGCATAAAGTCCTCGGGGTACCGACTGTGAGGATAAACGGTGCGGATGTGGATCCTAACTTCGAGGATAAAGGGATTTACAGAGCTGCTTGCACGAGGTTGTATAAGTGGAAAGGTAATGTCTACAGCTTTCCCCCGAAGGAGATGATATTGGAGGCCCTGAGGAGATTGGGAGTCCGGAAATGATTCCTGAATTGGAGGAGGAGATATGCGAATTCTTGAAATCTGAGAAGCTCATCAAGATATTTGAGTATCTGAAGGGAGATCCTAGGATAAGGGGTCTCCTAGAGATGTCAAATATAGTCCTCGTTCACAGGCTCAAGTACAACGATCACGGTATGATGCACGCTATGATAACCACTAGGAACTCCCTGAAGATCCTGGATATACTATCGGGGGAAGTAGTTAATGAGGATTGGCGTGATCTCGAAGACTCTAAACTCATAGTAATGACAGCTAGCTTCCTACATGACATAGGGAACTCTATTATGAGGGAAGAGCATGAGATACTCAGCGTTATCCTCGCTAAACCCTTCGTAGAAGAGATACTCTCCTATTTTTACGATGACAGTTCGAAGGCCGTTAAAATAGGCAGTATGATATACGAAGCCATAATGTGTCACATGGGGAGGTTCGAGCCCACGAGCGTAGAAGCTGGTATAGTGGCTACAGCCGATGGGTGCGATATGGAGAAGGAGAGAGCTAGGCTCCCCTTCCAATTGGGCCGTCATGATATCCATAAGTTCTCGGCTTTAGCTGTAGAGAGGGTCGATATAGGGAGGGGTGAGGAGAAGCCCCTGAGGATAACCGTAGGGATGAAGGACCCCAGCGGGACCTTCCAGATAGAGGAGATCCTACTGAAGAAGATAAAGGGGACGAAGTTCGAGAGGTTCGTGGAGGTGTACGCTGATATAGCGGGCTCCGAGAGGATAAGGTTCATCTAAGGGCCCTCATCCCCCGCTTCTCTAAGCAGTCTCTCAGCTACCTTGAGCAAGAAAGCCGCAGAAGCTATAATAGAGTTGAGTTGAGATCCCTCTAAGCAGAACTTGAATGATCCCTCTATCCTATCAGCCATCTCCAGGAAGAAATCAGGATACCCTCTAGTCGCTGAGTACTCAGCTAAGCTTATCGAACAATCCCATTCAGGGGCTATGAGCTTCATCGTGCGTATAGATATTTCCCTGATGATACTCAATGCCCTCCCCTCATCGTGAGCTGCTAGCTTTTTAGCTTCCTCTAATTCCCTCCTCAAGGAACTTATCACCAGTATCCCCTGCCCCTCCTCGGCCTCCTCCTGGGGATCGGCCTCTCATATAGATAACTGTTCAAGAACCCGGAAGCGATGAGAGTTATCGCCAGGAGGAGAGCTAGATATTTCCCAATACCCTCCCCCCATCTCACATAACTCTGCCCCGCATCCGATTGGAACATGAGGAAAGCGGACCTAGGAGCCTCTAAAGCGAGGAAGGAGAACTCGTAGAAGAGGAAGGAGAGGAAAATGAGTGTTGCAGCTATGAAATAAGCCCTTGAGGACTTACTGAATATCGCGTAAATTGTGGAGAGGAGGGATAGAGAGATGAAGAGAGTGCACAACATTAAGAAGAATTTAGAGATGCCTATCCTGTAAGATACACCTGGAGGGATCCTTCTCTCCTCAGATAACCACTTAAATATATCTAGGGATAATGAGAGAGAGGACTTATTTCCCGAGGACCATACGAAGGTTATGGGATTACCATTGTACTTGAAATAACCGCCGACATTAGGTAAGTAACAATCCATCCACCACCAAGTCGATGTGAGCGTTAAGAGGAACAGGATGAGGGAGATGACCCCGAGCCAGTTCATCGCTACGCACCGGTATCTTGATGCATGAGAGCGTAAAAAAGTTCCTCCTCCAATGTCTGAGCTGTAGATCCAGGGAGCGAGTTATAGTCGACAGCTTCCGAGATACCTAATTCTACAATTCTAGGCCTCTTAAAATACAGGCCTCCTTACATCATTAAAAAAGAAGGGAGATAGTTAAGTAATATGCTCACACTAGAATCCCTTAAGCTGGACATGGGGAAAGTCAAGGAGATAATATCCGGATTCATCAGGGGAATGGTAGCGGGGTCAAGAGCGGGAGGCATCGTCCTGGGGATAAGCGGGGGTGTGGATTCAGCAGTACTTACTAAGCTCTGTGTCGATGCTCTGGGTAGCGAGAGAGTATTCGGACTGATACTCCCGGATACTAGGGTGACTCCAGAGGAGGATATTAAGGACGCTATAGATCTAGCGGAATCTCTCAAAATAAAATACTGGAGAAGGGATATAGATGATATCATAGATTCCTATAAAAGATCCGAATTTTACATACATGATCATAAGCTAGCCCTCGGGAACTTGAGGGCTAGAGTGAGGATGTCCCTCCTGTACTACGTAGCCAATTCGAGGAACTTGTTAGTCGCTGGGAGCGGTGACAGGAGCGAGATCCTCATAGGATACTTCACTAAATACGGGGATGGGGGAGCTGATCTCCTGCCCATAGGGGACCTATACAAGACGCAAGTCAGGTGGATGGCAGAGTGGTTAGGTTTACCAGAGCGTATAGTTAAGAAACCGAGCAGCCCGAGGCTTTGGGAGGGCCATATGGCTGAAGAAGAATTAGGAATACCTTATGAAAGGATAGATCTTATTCTTCATGGCTTATTTGATCTTAGGATGGATATAGATACCCTCAGGGAGGAGTTCGGATCTGATGTAGATAGAGTGATGGAGATGCACTCTAAGAGCGCTCACAAGAGGACCATGCCACCGATAGCCAGGGTAAGAATTTGAGGCTCGAGGATTTAGCTGAGGAAATAATGAGATGTGAGAAGTGCCCCCTTCACTTAAATAGAAAGAGGGCAGTCCCCGGGGAGGGAAATCCAAATTCTAGGATAATGTTCGTTGGAGAAGCTCCGGGAAGGAACGAGGATGAGATGGGGAGGCCCTTCGTTGGGGCTGCGGGTAAGCTGCTGGAGGAGTTACTGAGCTCGATAGGTCTCAGGAGGCATGATGTATTCATAACGAACGTCGTGAAATGCAGACCCCCAAATAATAGAGATCCAAGGCCCGAGGAGATAGAGGCATGCCTCCCCTATCTCAAAGCTCAGATCGAGTTGATAGATCCCGAGATACTAGTTCCACTGGGGAGGCACAGCGTGGGGGTCCTCTTGGGGAGGATAGGGGAGATCTCCATAATGAGAGTTAGAGGCAGGGTATACGAGGTCGAAGTATTCGGGGCCCTCCGGAAAGTACTGCCCACTCTCCATCCAGCGGCCGCTCTCTACAACCCGAGGCTGAAGCCCCTCATAAGGGAGGACTTCGAGAAACTGAGATCTTTGATCTCGAGCGGGCTGGAGGGATGGCTATGAGGAACCCTCGGAATCCCTTCCTCTACTTTATTGAATGATCGACGCATGAAATCATGGATCGCTCAAGTTTCATCCTTTGCATTCATTTCAGCAGTAATGGATTTATTAAGTGAGCGATCTCAGATTTTCATGCTAGAGGAAATAATATCTAAGATATCGGAGGGGAGGATCAAGAGAGTTGAGCTCGAGTACGTAGACTTACTCGGTTACCTGAGGAGCTGCTTATTATCAGCTGAGAAGTTCCTGGAATCTAGAACAGGATCCTTCGATGCTAGTAGTGTCAAGATATCGAGCATAAGCGATAGCGATGCCCTCCTAATACCGGATCCTTACACATCGATAGTGATAGGGGAGGACTGCAGGATGCTCTGCGAGATATGGGAGGGGATGGGGAGCAGGAGGTCGTCTAAAGATCCGAGATTCATCGCGAGGAGGGCCGAGGAATTCCTAATCTCACAGGGGTATAGAGGTCACTTAGGGGTCGAGATGGAATTCTTCGTCCTGGATGATGACTTGAAACCTATCTCGAATAGATGGAACGGTAGGAAGAATTACATGATCTCGCCACCCCTCGATCCCCTCAGGGATTTTGAGATAGAGGCAATGGAGAGGCTGTCCAGAGCTCAGCTCAAGCCGGAGGTTATTCATCATGAGGTCTCGACAGGCCAGCTCGAAGTATCATTAGCTGCGGATAGCTTGATGAGGGCAGCTGACTCCACAATAAGGGCTAAGAGGGAGATAAGGGAAGTAGCTAAGGAAATGGGTCTAATAGCGACATTCATGCCTAAGCCTGTCCCTGGGATGAATGGGAGCGGTATGCACTTTCACATGAGCTTATGGGATGATAAGGGGAACTTATTCTACGATCCGAATGATGGATACGCTGAGTTGAGTCAATTAGCTAGGTACTTCATAGGGGGCATCATAGAGCATATAGGCTCTCTCACAGCTATAGTCGCGCCCACTGTGAACAGTTACAGGAGGCTCTTACCCGGATTCGAGGCCCCTGTTTACGCGAGTTGGGGAAGGGGGAATAGGAGCGCTGCCATAAGGATTCCAGTTTACAAGAGAGGATCACCGATGTCGAAGAGGATAGAGTTCAGGGTACCGGATCCCAGCTGCAATCCTTACTTGGCCTTCTCAGCTACTTTCATGGCTGGTATAGACGGGATAAGGAGGAAGATAGATCCAGGGGATCCGACTGACTTCAATGTCTATGAGAGAAATGAGGGATTAAAAAGACTTCCTAGGAGTTTAAATGAGGCTCTTGATGAATTAGAAAGCGATAATTCCTACCTGAAACCTGTATTCGAGAGCGATACGCTGGAAAGTTACTTGGAGATGAAGAGGAGGGAAGTCATGGAACTTAGCCAGTGGCCGAGTGATGCTGAGTACGAGAGCTACCTCTCAGTATGATTCGACTATCATCTAAATACTTTAAGGCGGATCGGAGTTCCTCATGCATCAAACTTATAAGTCCCTCCAGCTCGGCATATCGATGATGCCCAAGAGCTTACATATCTCCCTCTTGATATCCCTGCTGACCTTGAGCCTCATCCCGGTCTCCGCGGTCGATTTCGACATAAGCATATCGCCGACTTACGCTAAGATAAGAGCTGGAGAGACAGCTAGCTTCACAGTGAGACTGATAAAGCTTAATCCGGCTTTCTCAAATGATGTATACCTCACGGTCTTCTATGAGCCTCCGTATAGTTCTGTCAGCTTTCTCGACAATCCTCTCAAGCCAGGAGTCGTCGAGACAACGATAATGAATGTGATAACTTCTGAGAAGACTCCTCCAGGGACCTACACTATAACTGTTAGGGGAAGGGATACGACAGGAGCATCAGTTTACGAGGAAGTGACACTAGAAGTCCTACCACCGGAGCCCCAGTTCATCTTATCTATATCCCCATCCAGACTATCCGTTTACAGAGGCGAGAGGGCTAACTTCACAGTTTACGCAACTCCGACATATGGATTCGTGGGCCCGATATACCTGAAGCTGATATGCCCCCTCTGCACATCCTATGTATTCACCCCCAATCCCATGTGCCCCACATGTCCTCCCTCATACTGTCCAGCGCTGCCCTGCGCTTACTACTCCTCGACGCTCTCCATAGATACTTCCGGCATGGCCCCAGGGGATTACAGCGTAGTAGTCGAGGGGTGCAGCGGAAGCTCATGCTACAGAGCTTATGCGACTCTAACTGTCTTAGAGGCTCCCAGGCCTGAGAACATAAATTTAATAGTTTATCCACTGACTCTAGTCGTGAAACCAGGGGATAACGTCAAGGTAGATGTGACGATAAGCATCCCAGGTGGCAAGAGCCCGGATCCCCTAACGCTCAGGGTCTACGCACCACAGGGCTGGTACTTGAGTT
This window contains:
- a CDS encoding CBS domain-containing protein, which translates into the protein MLRDLSSIGKERKLLGISQRELAKMAGVSQSLISKVENGQMVPNYDVALRIIRALELVREKKGLSRAREIMSSPVISVSPKDSLRKAISLMEEHGISQLPVISNGKVVGSLTEEAIINRIGSISMETLVEEVMGSPFPIFPPDTSVALIKEALLYYQAVLIQENGSIVGIITKSDLVRNLERI
- a CDS encoding stage II sporulation protein M gives rise to the protein MMPSHMYEDPLASLRPSENTERFLAHLIDLIVITIIQMPLIVLLLLQQSLMNIVITSSIATLTFILYFTLLEGIFSTTIGKRALDLKVISLNGMCNLSLRESFLRNSFRLADILALYLPLFLIKGGRRIGDLLANTAVVSKKFVRIEIPLPGSGLRREIGESIVKAVALELGDTEIKPQGIPRAEMREYVAEILGEREELIDRVAYFISNPSLQLKTLGAEGIARVYERASELCSGECSEILRNRARIIRALYKKAEKSGKIRFSWGSSFKRSSPYFLLSVAIFLISSILAYYLKPEWMESLIKEIFGKDVIPSEESPLTISIVIFLNNLRVVLATLGLAPLLFMPFLTLTVNGFLVGFVLSISRDPVEALLLILPHGVPELSSIFISTAVGIRISKHMLDSKKWPRAREAAMESVDLIILSFILLLYAAFVEGFVTRWISKYPAFDIAFSIAEAIIIYLIIRSSPSSSRDRTS
- a CDS encoding DUF2703 domain-containing protein; protein product: MSVKVSVYYTPECPADEFLKELRETLTEAGVSYEIEEIVLVSDDEAVEHKVLGVPTVRINGADVDPNFEDKGIYRAACTRLYKWKGNVYSFPPKEMILEALRRLGVRK
- a CDS encoding HD domain-containing protein — encoded protein: MIPELEEEICEFLKSEKLIKIFEYLKGDPRIRGLLEMSNIVLVHRLKYNDHGMMHAMITTRNSLKILDILSGEVVNEDWRDLEDSKLIVMTASFLHDIGNSIMREEHEILSVILAKPFVEEILSYFYDDSSKAVKIGSMIYEAIMCHMGRFEPTSVEAGIVATADGCDMEKERARLPFQLGRHDIHKFSALAVERVDIGRGEEKPLRITVGMKDPSGTFQIEEILLKKIKGTKFERFVEVYADIAGSERIRFI
- a CDS encoding NAD+ synthase produces the protein MLTLESLKLDMGKVKEIISGFIRGMVAGSRAGGIVLGISGGVDSAVLTKLCVDALGSERVFGLILPDTRVTPEEDIKDAIDLAESLKIKYWRRDIDDIIDSYKRSEFYIHDHKLALGNLRARVRMSLLYYVANSRNLLVAGSGDRSEILIGYFTKYGDGGADLLPIGDLYKTQVRWMAEWLGLPERIVKKPSSPRLWEGHMAEEELGIPYERIDLILHGLFDLRMDIDTLREEFGSDVDRVMEMHSKSAHKRTMPPIARVRI
- a CDS encoding uracil-DNA glycosylase, encoding MRCEKCPLHLNRKRAVPGEGNPNSRIMFVGEAPGRNEDEMGRPFVGAAGKLLEELLSSIGLRRHDVFITNVVKCRPPNNRDPRPEEIEACLPYLKAQIELIDPEILVPLGRHSVGVLLGRIGEISIMRVRGRVYEVEVFGALRKVLPTLHPAAALYNPRLKPLIREDFEKLRSLISSGLEGWL
- the glnA gene encoding type I glutamate--ammonia ligase, producing MLEEIISKISEGRIKRVELEYVDLLGYLRSCLLSAEKFLESRTGSFDASSVKISSISDSDALLIPDPYTSIVIGEDCRMLCEIWEGMGSRRSSKDPRFIARRAEEFLISQGYRGHLGVEMEFFVLDDDLKPISNRWNGRKNYMISPPLDPLRDFEIEAMERLSRAQLKPEVIHHEVSTGQLEVSLAADSLMRAADSTIRAKREIREVAKEMGLIATFMPKPVPGMNGSGMHFHMSLWDDKGNLFYDPNDGYAELSQLARYFIGGIIEHIGSLTAIVAPTVNSYRRLLPGFEAPVYASWGRGNRSAAIRIPVYKRGSPMSKRIEFRVPDPSCNPYLAFSATFMAGIDGIRRKIDPGDPTDFNVYERNEGLKRLPRSLNEALDELESDNSYLKPVFESDTLESYLEMKRREVMELSQWPSDAEYESYLSV